CCAAGAGTCCCCAGGCAAATCACCGCGTTTTCTATAACGCCTGTTGTCGAACGGACCCCCTTTTCACCGTACCGTCGCTGACACAAATTACTGGTGATCGACGACAAACAAACAAACGCGCTGCACCGCGCTGCCAACCCCGGTGGATCGGCCAATCGATCTCTCAAGTCTCATTCATGATCTCACCCCCACCACCTTCCACGGATCTGGGCTTCGTATTGTAGAACTGTAAAGCGATCGATCCAGCTTATTTTATGATGCTCACAACGTGCCCGATCATGCATGCTACCCATCAAACCGCCCACTCTCTCTCTTGCACGTTGTGTCGACTTTTCATTCGTCCAATCACAGGCACAGTGCTAGTGTTATTTCAGCTCCAACAGCACGGAAAGTGACCTGCTCTTTCTTCGTTAGCACACCACTATTCTTCTGCATTAGTATATAGTATACATAATCCTTCACACACACACCGTGGACGAACGTAAGCAAAAGCAGATTACATTGCCGTCGGCACCGGCAAAGCGTCAGGCTAACAAAATACAGTACTGCCAGTACTGCAAGAAAAGTTCAGTATTTTCCAAAACTGAACCCAGGCTAGAGCCTCCATGGCTAGAGCGAGCTGATACCTTGCCATATCGGGCTACACATACAAACCCCCCAGACGCAGGGTACAGAAGTTACCAATGAGGTGAGGTCACACGAGAGCCGGGGCCCGCCCCCACACACCACAAGTTTCAGTGCAAAATTAAAGCCAGCAAACAGCATTGTGCGTGCGTGTGGTGTAGTTCGTCCCAGTTCCCGGCGAGCTGAGTGTCTGGCACCGAATCCCAGCGGCATCTCTCCCTCCCTGCTCCCATCCTATTCCTACTAGTAGTTTTTACCAACCTACTGACTGACCCAGATCCCGATGCAACTAACATTCCTTAATGCCCCCTCCCTACCCCCCCTCCCACCGTGCACGGCATGATGCATCCATGTGCCATGGATCCAGACCCAGCTCCCCTCCCCAGCGGCGCTTTGTTTAGTTCAGACGGCCGCTCTAATCACTAATCATTCACGCATAGGTTAATCACCACTTGCTCTATCTAACCCCTTTTTTAACCGCGACGACGGCAGAGGTAGGGAGACAGTGGTAACTTCCCTCCCCTTCTTCCCTGGTGTGGGCGATCCGCGCGCTGTGCCTCGGCCCAGGCACCGGGGTCCCCCATCTCCCAGCGAAGCCTTCTTTCCACGGCACGCCATGCCGCCTGCCATGGAAGCCTCCACTGCAGTCTGCCTGCCTGTACTGCCTGTCTGCACTGCACTGCACTCTGCACCGAAGCATCCATCCATGCCATGCATGGGTGCCGAAGCTGTTTCCGTGCCCCTGCAAAGCCTCTGCATGCCTGCTCACTTGCAGAACTACCTAGGAGTAGCTACCCAACGATCTGGGTAACCGCATAACGTGTGCATTTCTTCTTGCAGGACCAGTGCAACGGATAAGGCGGAATCATGCATGGATGGAAACGGCAAAGGGAGACGGTTCACTCACTCAAATCAAATTATAGATCTGCGGCGCAGCAGCaagaagctgctgctgctgctgctacatgCTGACGACGATGTACAGTAAAAAATCCAGGCAAATACATGTAAGGTAATCAACTACTACTAGGTGACAATTACAGTAAGGGACTGATCGAGCGATCCGTCCTGTCAACGAAGATAAGTACCAGTAGGGGAAGTAAAACTGCTACTGCTGCATGCTGCTGGGAAAAATCAGGATTAATATAAGGGTGTGTGAGGTGATAATGGTGGGAATATGTGAGTGAATGAGTGAAAGAAAAAGTTGGTTGATGAATCGGTGGTTGGTTGGTTGGTTAGGCTATaatgcttctttttcttctttccggAGCATCTTTTTCCCTTCGCCTTTCTacacggccggccggccggccggcgcccCAGCTCTACAGTGAGTAACTTTCTAGCTACAGCTTCTCTCCCCCCTTTGCACGCTCGCTTTCATCGGCTGGCTAGTTGCTGCTCACCGCCGGGGTCCACTCGTACCGGCCGGAGTCGAGAGGCACGCCGCGGGCCACGTCGAAGTTGTACCTGGCACAGAGAGCTCGCACGTTAGAattccggcgacggcgacggcggccgcAAGATAAGGAAATTTCCGCTGCTGCTAAAGTACTTACTTGCAAGCGAAGCGCCTGGCCTCGGCCTCCTCGGCGGCCGCGAAGAACTCCTCGATCTCGGCCGCCGGCGGGATCCTCGACCTCGCGGCCGGCTGGACCTGGGCGGTCGGCGTTTGCGGCAGCGACGACCGGCCGCTGTTCTGGCCCGCCAGATCCGACTCCAGGTCGCTCAGGTCGCCGGGGAAATGGCTGGACGGCGTCGTCTCTCGCCTGAATTTTCAAAAGCGACGAGCGGGACGGGGTCAGGAGCACGTCAGGAGGCATAATTCACAAGAATTGGCCGGAGACAGGAGGGAATTCGATCTCGCACCTCTCGCGGTTGCCGCCGCTCTCCGCGTTGTTGCTTGCTGAGCCCTCCGGAGCGCCTGCCTGTAGAGCGGAGAAAGCCACGATTTTCAGCAAAAAAAGGAGATCTCGAATCGTATCCGAACTTTAGGGTTTGGACCCCAATTCCCTCACCTTGCTGTTTGCAGCGGCGTCGGAGCCGCACGACGGCAGGCTCCTATCCTGTCCCGCGGCCGACGCGTCCACGGACGACGCCGTGCTGGAGCAGCGCGAGAGGCCCGCCGGGAGCGGCGG
Above is a window of Triticum aestivum cultivar Chinese Spring chromosome 6B, IWGSC CS RefSeq v2.1, whole genome shotgun sequence DNA encoding:
- the LOC123138367 gene encoding cyclin-dependent kinase inhibitor 1, with amino-acid sequence MGKYMRKCRAEDGVGGVEVTQAVGVRTRSRAAAANVVVSKRRRPLPPSSPLGGAAARAQSGSCYLKLRSRMLFMAPPAPASAAGPGHGPAPPLPAGLSRCSSTASSVDASAAGQDRSLPSCGSDAAANSKAGAPEGSASNNAESGGNRERRETTPSSHFPGDLSDLESDLAGQNSGRSSLPQTPTAQVQPAARSRIPPAAEIEEFFAAAEEAEARRFACKYNFDVARGVPLDSGRYEWTPAVSSN